The Candidatus Neomarinimicrobiota bacterium genome segment TTCCCGCTCAACTACCGCCCCCCGAGAGAGGTGGATGCCCCGCCAGCTGCATGGCGCCGGTGGGAAACCCGCGGCGAGCCGGATGGCAAACTGGCCCACATCGAGGAGGAGCGCCGGATTTTCTACGTTGCCATCACCCGGGCCCGAGAACAGCTAACCGTCCTTACCACACCTGATCGGCAGGCGCCATTTGTGCGTAACTTGCCGGAGGGGGTGGTCATGATAAAGCAGTTGCCGGAGGACGAGGCCCAACCTGATGGGGGCGCGAAGGGTAGCGCCTACAGGACGGAACTGAGGCAGCGCCTGGCCCAGGAGCTGGGCCGGGGCGCGTTCAAGCAGGCCCACGTGCTGGTGGACGCTCTGCAGCTGGTAGCGGAGCACGAGGCCGGTCAGGCCCCCGATCTCAGCGTGCATCCGCTCAGCGACGAGTTGCAGCGGCGGCTCTCGGCAGCTCCCGCGCCCGAGCCGGAGCCATCAACCATCACCCTCTCCGCCAGCAGCGTGGAGACTTACGAAACCTGCCCGCTGCAATACCGTTTCGCCGAGGTGGACAAGATTCCCACCCGGGACAGGCCCTACCTGCGGTTCGGCACCATCATCCACGAGGTTTTGGAAGCCTACCACCGGCCGGACAGGACCGAGCCGCGTCCGGGCATGGCGGAGCTGCTCAGGGAAAAGTGGCGCAGCGAGGGCTTCACCTACGCTCAGGAGGAGACCCAATACAGGGAGGATGCCGCCGCGCTACTCGCCACATACGAGCAGCGGCTTCAAGGAGCAGAGCCGCCCGTGCTCGCGGTGGAGCACAAATTTGAGCTCGATCTGGACAACGTTCGCATCATCGGACGGATCGACCGCATCGACCGGGACGAGGCCGGCAATATTACTGTCGTGGACTACAAGACATCACAGAAGAGGAAGTCGGAGCGCGAGGCGCGGCAGGCACCCCAACTGCCCATGTATGCCCTCTATCTTGCCCAAAGCGATGAGCTTGCAGGGCAGCGGCTGGGACCGGGGCGCCAGGAGTTGCTGTACTACTTCCTGCGGTCGGATGACCCGGAAGTGCGGGTCACCTTCAGCGCTGCAGAGCTGGCCGAGTTCCAGGAACGGGTGGCGCAGGTTGCTGACCATGTCCGCAGCAGGGACTTTCCCTATCGGACCGGCTATCATTGCAACTACTGCGATTACAAAGACCTGCTCTGCCCCGCGTGGGAGACGCCTGACGGCACGCCTCGTCAGGACGCCGGCGAATGACGGCCACGTCCGGCGGCCAGGCTGCGCCCGGTGCAGTGGTGCTCGCTTCCGGAGGACTGGATAGCTGCGTGAGTGTGGCCTTGGCGGCCCAGGGTTTTGAGCTGGCCCTGTTGCATGCAGACTACGGGCAGCGCACGGAGCGGCGTGAGCGCCAGGCCTTTAATGATATTGCCGCGCACTACGGCATTCCACCCCAGCGCCGCATGGTCGTGGACCTGCGCCACCTGGGAGCCATGGGCGGCTCAGCGCTCACGGACACCGGCCTGGTCGTACCGGACGCCGACCTCGCCAACCCGGACATCCCGGTGACCTATGTGCCCTTCCGTAACGCCAACCTGCTCTCCGCAGCGGTGAGCTGGGCGGAGGTGCTTGGCGCGCAGGCCGTCTATGTAGGGGCGGTGGAAGAGGACAGCAGTGGCTATCCCGACTGCCGCCGGGAGTTTTTCGATGCCTTCGAACGGGCCGTCGAGGCAGGGACACGTCCGGAGACCCGTATCAGCATCTTGACGCCTCTGATCCATCTGCGCAAGGGAGCGATCGTTCGCAAGGGCGTTGAGCTGGACGCCCCCCTGCATCTGACGTGGAGCTGCTATCAGCGGGAGGACCGGCCGTGCGGGCACTGTGACAGCTGCGCGCTCAGGGGCCGGGGGTTCAGGGATGCCGGCGTCGCGGACCCGTTGGCGTCCGGCAGCTGACGCAGGTCAACAAAAACGAGACGGCCCCGAAAAACCGGGGCCGCCTGGTTCGTTGGCGTATTTACGAGGGCCGGCCGCTAGTACATCCCGTCCATTCCTCCGCCCGGAGGCATCGCCGGTAACTTGTCGTCTTCCTTTTTCTCAGCGACAAGGGCCTCGGTGGTGATCAGGAGGCTGGCCACACTGGCTGCATTCTCCAGAGCGGCACGGGTGACCTTGGTTGGGTCAATGATACCCATCTTGTACATGCTGCCAAACTTGTCATTTTGGGCATCGTAGCCGTAGTCATTGCCCTTGTTGTCCCGTATCTGGGCGTAAATAACCGATGCTTCCAGACCCGCATTGAGGAGGATTTGGCGCAGGGGCATTTCAAGGGCCTTCTTAAGGATACGGGCTCCGGTGAGCTGATCGCCCTTGAAATCTTTCTCATCGATGGCGGTGATGGCTCTCACCAGCGCGGTACCTCCCCCGGCAATGATGCCCTCTTCCACCGCGGCGCGGGTCGCGTGGAGAGCGTCCTCAACCCGGGCCTTTTTCTCCTTCATCTCCACTTCGGTGGAAGCGCCCACGCTGAGCACGGCCACGCCGCCGGAGAGCTTGGCCAACCGCTCCTGGAGTTTCTCTTTGTCATAGTCGGACGTGGTCTTGTCGATCTGCACCTTGATTTCGTTGATGCGGGCGGTGATCTCATCCGTGGTACCGCCACCCTGGATGATGGTGGTGTCATCCTTATCGATGACCATGCGCTTGGCTGTGCCCAGATAAGACAGCGTGGCGTTCTCCAGCTTGTAACCCTGCTCCTCGGAGATGACCGTACCGCCGGTGAGCACGGCGATATCCTGGAGCATGGCCTTGCGGCGGTCGCCAAAACCGGGCGCTTTCACCGCGGCCACCTTGAGCGAGCCGCGAATCTTGTTCACCACCAGGGTTGCCAGGGCCTCACCTTCCAGGTCCTCGGCAATGACCACCAGCGGCTTGCCTGACTGCGCCACCTTTTCCAAAATGGGGAGCAGATCCTTCATGGCGCTGATTTTCTTCTCGTGGATCAGGATGTAGACATCCTCGACCTGGACTTCCATGGCTTGGGGATCGGTGACGAAATAAGGGGACAGGTAGCCCCGGTCAAATTGCATGCCCTCCACGATCTCCAGCTCGATGGTGGTGGATTTGCCTTCCTCGACGGTGATGACGCCGTCGTTGCCAACTTTCTCCATGGCCTCGGCGATGCGATTGCCGATGACTTCGTCGCCATTGGCCGAAATCGTACCCACCTGGGCGATCTCATCCCTGCCACCCACATCGCGGCTCTGGGTTTTAAGCGAAGCGACCACGGCCTCCACAGCCTGGTCGATGCCCCGCTTCAGATCCATGGGGTTGGCCCCCGCCGTCACGTTTTTCAGCCCCTCGGCCACGATGGCTTGGGCCAGGACAGTGGCGGTGGTGGTGCCATCGCCAGCCACATCCGAGGTCTTGGAGGCCACCTCGCGCAACATCTGTGCGCCCATATTCTCATAGGGGTCCTCCAGCTCGATCTCCTTCGCAACGGTCACGCCATCCTTGGTAATGGTAGGAGCACCAAATTTCTTATCAAGGACCACGTTGCGGCCCTTGGGGCCAAGGGTCACCCTCACAGCATCAGCCAACTGGTCCACACCCGATTTCAGCGCGCGGCGGGCATCAGCATCATAAGCTATCATCTTCGACATGGCTTGGATTCTCCTTCTAGAAAATTTAAATCTTACGGGTTACAGAATAGCGAAAATATCGTTTTCGCGCACAATCAGGTAATCTTCATCCTCATAGGTGATTTCGGTGCCAGAATACTTCCCATACAGCACCTTGTCACCCTTTTTGACCTGGGGCTTGATCAGCTCGCCGTTATCGGCCGCTTTTCCCGGCCCC includes the following:
- the groL gene encoding chaperonin GroEL (60 kDa chaperone family; promotes refolding of misfolded polypeptides especially under stressful conditions; forms two stacked rings of heptamers to form a barrel-shaped 14mer; ends can be capped by GroES; misfolded proteins enter the barrel where they are refolded when GroES binds), with translation MSKMIAYDADARRALKSGVDQLADAVRVTLGPKGRNVVLDKKFGAPTITKDGVTVAKEIELEDPYENMGAQMLREVASKTSDVAGDGTTTATVLAQAIVAEGLKNVTAGANPMDLKRGIDQAVEAVVASLKTQSRDVGGRDEIAQVGTISANGDEVIGNRIAEAMEKVGNDGVITVEEGKSTTIELEIVEGMQFDRGYLSPYFVTDPQAMEVQVEDVYILIHEKKISAMKDLLPILEKVAQSGKPLVVIAEDLEGEALATLVVNKIRGSLKVAAVKAPGFGDRRKAMLQDIAVLTGGTVISEEQGYKLENATLSYLGTAKRMVIDKDDTTIIQGGGTTDEITARINEIKVQIDKTTSDYDKEKLQERLAKLSGGVAVLSVGASTEVEMKEKKARVEDALHATRAAVEEGIIAGGGTALVRAITAIDEKDFKGDQLTGARILKKALEMPLRQILLNAGLEASVIYAQIRDNKGNDYGYDAQNDKFGSMYKMGIIDPTKVTRAALENAASVASLLITTEALVAEKKEDDKLPAMPPGGGMDGMY
- the queC gene encoding 7-cyano-7-deazaguanine synthase QueC; the protein is MTATSGGQAAPGAVVLASGGLDSCVSVALAAQGFELALLHADYGQRTERRERQAFNDIAAHYGIPPQRRMVVDLRHLGAMGGSALTDTGLVVPDADLANPDIPVTYVPFRNANLLSAAVSWAEVLGAQAVYVGAVEEDSSGYPDCRREFFDAFERAVEAGTRPETRISILTPLIHLRKGAIVRKGVELDAPLHLTWSCYQREDRPCGHCDSCALRGRGFRDAGVADPLASGS
- the groES gene encoding co-chaperone GroES, whose product is MKLKPLQDRVVVKPAEAEEVSKGGIILPDTAQEKPQQGEVVAVGPGKAADNGELIKPQVKKGDKVLYGKYSGTEITYEDEDYLIVRENDIFAIL
- a CDS encoding ATP-dependent helicase — translated: AGLVDYGDMIYECWRLVASRPEVLGVLQERYATIVVDEFQDNNFALNTIVARLAAQHHSVTVVGDDDQSIYRFRGAGSYNLRDFRQRYQDQSDYAEIILAENFRSTQSILDLANAVISHNTRRHDKRLTASKTTPRPKVVAFPVLAVGSKRAQADYVATEIHRLVSTGERRPDEVAVLVRTNSQAAEIVARLAQHDVTCQVNSVDFFRLPAIRTALAWCQVVARTPDAPAGLYRLLQNEDASISWRLEDVEPYVLGDEEAPTRGAEVPFVGWAQAVPLVVRIRALMQDNATENAGAMVERILVASRLYRQYFSAGFREDSLAIANLNLLLESARDFSQRHQDNSLGQFVQYVTVMHEANALPARLPEALSADAVSVLTVHAAKGLEFRTVFIPFLQSGRFPLNYRPPREVDAPPAAWRRWETRGEPDGKLAHIEEERRIFYVAITRAREQLTVLTTPDRQAPFVRNLPEGVVMIKQLPEDEAQPDGGAKGSAYRTELRQRLAQELGRGAFKQAHVLVDALQLVAEHEAGQAPDLSVHPLSDELQRRLSAAPAPEPEPSTITLSASSVETYETCPLQYRFAEVDKIPTRDRPYLRFGTIIHEVLEAYHRPDRTEPRPGMAELLREKWRSEGFTYAQEETQYREDAAALLATYEQRLQGAEPPVLAVEHKFELDLDNVRIIGRIDRIDRDEAGNITVVDYKTSQKRKSEREARQAPQLPMYALYLAQSDELAGQRLGPGRQELLYYFLRSDDPEVRVTFSAAELAEFQERVAQVADHVRSRDFPYRTGYHCNYCDYKDLLCPAWETPDGTPRQDAGE